The following proteins are co-located in the Urocitellus parryii isolate mUroPar1 chromosome 15, mUroPar1.hap1, whole genome shotgun sequence genome:
- the Rab4b gene encoding ras-related protein Rab-4B produces MAETYDFLFKFLVIGSAGTGKSCLLHQFIENKFKQDSNHTIGVEFGSRVVNVGGKTVKLQIWDTAGQERFRSVTRSYYRGAAGALLVYDITSRETYNSLAAWLTDARTLASPNIVVILCGNKKDLDPEREVTFLEASRFAQENELMFLETSALTGENVEEAFLKCARTILNKIDSGELDPERMGSGIQYGDASLRQLRQPRSAQAVAPQPCGC; encoded by the exons ACTTCCTCTTCAAATTCCTGGTGATCGGCAGTGCAGGAACTGGCAAATCATGTCTCCTTCATCAGTTCATTGAGAATAAGT TCAAACAGGACTCCAACCACACAATCGGTGTGGAGTTTGGATCCCGGGTGGTCAACGTGGGTGGGAAGACTGTGAAGCTACAGATTTGGGACACTGCTGGCCAGGAGCGGTTTCG GTCGGTGACACGGAGTTATTACCGAGGGGCGGCTGGAGCCCTGCTGGTGTATGACATCACAAG CCGGGAGACATACAATTCACTGGCTGCCTGGCTGACTGATGCCCGCACACTGGCCAGCCCCAACATTGTGGTCATCCTCTGTGGCAACAAGAAGGACCTGGACCCCGAGCGTGAGGTCACTTTCCTGGAGGCTTCCCGCTTTGCCCAGGAGAATG AACTAATGTTCCTGGAGACCAGCGCTCTCACAGGCGAGAACGTGGAGGAGGCCTTCCTGAAGTGTGCCCGCACCATCCTCAACAAGATCGACTCAG GTGAGCTAGACCCTGAGAGGATGGGCTCAGGCATTCAGTATGGTGATGCTTCTCTCCGCCAGCTGCGGCAGCCTCGGAGTGCCCAGGCCGTGGCCCCTCAGCCCTGTGGCTGCTGA